Below is a genomic region from Lampris incognitus isolate fLamInc1 chromosome 2, fLamInc1.hap2, whole genome shotgun sequence.
AGattcccattcaaatcaacatGGGATGGATCAGAGCagcggccatttttatttgagCCGCTGCCATTGCAGGGAACAGTGACCGTTGCAGCAGGCTAACTTCCGTATAAACTTCCGTATAACCCGACTTACGGCAAGTCGCAGCCTTTTTTTAAGTCGCAGACTCGCTGACGTAAGGTTTTGCAGTAACAACCAAAAGCGCAGTAGAGAAGAACGAACATTTATGGCCACATGTGAACTAACAATCGCCATTTGCTTTTGCTACTCAAATGAGCGcggcaaacagttcaatgttttttttttcttaagcaaTTTGTGAATGTTTATTGTAGGCAAAGCTCAGAGATCAAAATATGCTCGCTCGCATAAAGAAAGTGCCTTCCAGTCTCATCAACAAGCCTAACACACTTGTTTCACAGTACAGTTAGAGCAGCGCTCTCTCATGGACGCCTGTGAGCCACGTTCTTGTGAAAGATTGCAAGTGGTAATTTCTTCCAGCAGAGGTGGCGTTTTAAGAATGCATTAAAATGCCACCCTGAGGTGTTATTCTTGATTATAAATATGAGACATCTGCAGGTCCAGTTTGAAGTGAAAGGGAAGTGTCATGCAGTACTTATGGCAGCTAAAACTTTCTATCTGTCCTCTTGAAGCATTACAGGGCACATTTgccacaaagccccccccccaaaacgcaTATTTTTCTGTAATCCACAGCGATGCAGATTGAAGTGCCAATACTAAGAAGGGAATTTGGCAATAAGAAGCTATTTTAAAGGCACTGTAAAAGTACAGTGTAGTTACAATGTAAAACTAGTATAGTGTGGTTGataatatacacacatacacgagcatgcacgcgcacacacacagaggaatgcAAAAAGACTTAACAACATACTGTTAGTCTTTATGTAAAAACTATTTTATACAAGTCTGTTTTATGAATTACTTTATTTTTACGCCTTTCTCAATGAAATTTCATTCCCTCTACAATGCAGGGCAGCCATTTTCCTTTATTAGGCCTCTACAGCCATAGACATCTGACGAGTAATTATTGTCGGACGCACTGCGGCTTATTCCTCCTGCCCCAGTGCAGGCCTAAAGAAGCGCAGCTGGTAATTTTTGGACCTTGCAGACAGTGACGGATCAGTCACTGAAAGATGATTCGCTGCCAGAGCTGTCATCATCGTTATGTTGCTCACCAGCGCTTCTCTTTCCACCGTCAGGCACAGGTACATCTGGTGTATCGAGCAAGTTCGGATCCAAGCCCTCCATGATCATTTTATTCTTTATCGCCATAACTGGGACCCCCACTTGAACCATTTTTAGGTACCAGGCGTAGCGTAGGTCCTTGGCCACTGTCATGACATTTTCTGCAACAGCCTCTGCTTTTTGTTCTGGAACAGCTTCTGGTACATTCTGAGATGCCGCCACTGGTGGAACTGACACAGCAGCTGGACCATCTGTTTTGCTTTGATTGTTAATTGGTCCATTGGACTCTGTAGGCTGTGGCTGACTGAGACCCTCTATTGTGACATCTTCCAACCCTGGGATGGAGGACAGCTTCGCCTCCAAAATACTTAGGGTAGTTTCAGTCTGTTGTATCCGGAGAGATACGTTGCAAGTTGCTCTTCACAAACTGTGGAAAAGCGGTTTAGGAACCAGACGGTTTGACAACAAACTGATTGAGATGGGCCACCATTCTTCTCTGCTGTATAGCTGGAACCTTGGTAAGATCCACTCCATATCCCAGGATCGGTAACCCGTCCTCATCCATTTGTAGCGTTGATGACCACCTAATGCCAGCCTTTTCTTGCTTTACTAAAAATTAAAAAGACAGAAAACGACGCATATAGTTGTGGCAAAAAAGACGTTTCATGTGACTTCCAGTTCAATGTTCTTTCATTCAATTTTTATGGCTACCCCTCAGCAGGCTTCtggaagttggccaatcagaagaaagtAGTGGGCTTTTAGGGAGGGGGCCTTAAAGAGACAGCTGGAAAAAAAAGGCTAAAGCGGCTTGTTTCAGACAGACtgaactgaggggctgcataAAGGGCTACTAGAAGATAAATAAGGATT
It encodes:
- the LOC130108098 gene encoding LOW QUALITY PROTEIN: WASH complex subunit 3-like (The sequence of the model RefSeq protein was modified relative to this genomic sequence to represent the inferred CDS: inserted 2 bases in 2 codons), with amino-acid sequence MDEDGLPILGYGVDLTKVPAIQQRRMVAHLNQFVVXTVWFLNRFSTVCEEQLAXVSLRIQQTETTLSILEAKLSSIPGLEDVTIEGLSQPQPTESNGPINNQSKTDGPAAVSVPPVAASQNVPEAVPEQKAEAVAENVMTVAKDLRYAWYLKMVQVGVPVMAIKNKMIMEGLDPNLLDTPDVPVPDGGKRSAGEQHNDDDSSGSESSFSD